A portion of the Blastocatellia bacterium genome contains these proteins:
- a CDS encoding ATP synthase F0 subunit C produces MTHIRRFLIMGLSLLLAAPSVLAQAEGAQTGITDTTFKYLGAAFGIAIAAAAAAYGDSRAISAACEGVARNPGAGGRIQTMMLIGVVFIETLVLITFGVIYVALVA; encoded by the coding sequence ATGACTCACATCAGGCGATTTCTCATCATGGGTCTGTCATTGCTTCTCGCCGCACCGTCGGTGCTCGCTCAAGCTGAAGGGGCACAGACCGGAATCACTGACACGACGTTCAAATATCTGGGCGCAGCCTTTGGCATCGCCATTGCGGCGGCTGCCGCAGCGTATGGCGACTCCCGGGCTATTAGCGCCGCCTGCGAAGGCGTTGCGCGAAATCCCGGAGCGGGCGGGCGCATTCAAACCATGATGCTCATCGGCGTCGTCTTTATCGAGACGCTCGTGCTGATCACTTTCGGTGTCATTTACGTGGCGCTGGTCGCCTAA
- a CDS encoding molybdenum cofactor guanylyltransferase → MSMKEPGATVHSPSQAGASAHDVTAFIQAGGESRRLGLAKARLSLGSHLCIEYVVEAARRVTDQIIVIANDPENFEFLQLPILPDLQPRCGPLGGLATALTHCPTSWALNLACDLPFVTEDLLKLLLTRAWSGCEAVVPRDAVDQPQPLCALYSRTCLPVVSDLLRKGERSLRSLLLALTVSFIPFAEICSLPGASYFFLDIDTPDDYRRAQQVIALRAGPRSP, encoded by the coding sequence ATGAGCATGAAGGAGCCAGGAGCAACCGTTCATTCTCCCTCCCAAGCCGGTGCTTCAGCCCATGACGTTACGGCTTTCATCCAAGCGGGCGGCGAGAGCCGGCGCCTGGGTCTTGCCAAGGCCCGTCTCTCGCTCGGTTCTCACCTCTGTATCGAGTATGTTGTTGAGGCTGCCCGTCGGGTGACCGACCAAATCATCGTTATCGCCAATGATCCGGAGAATTTTGAATTCCTTCAACTCCCCATCCTGCCCGATCTACAACCCCGGTGTGGCCCTCTGGGAGGTCTGGCAACGGCTCTCACGCACTGTCCCACGTCATGGGCTTTGAATCTTGCCTGCGACCTTCCGTTCGTGACAGAAGATCTTCTGAAACTTCTTCTCACACGGGCTTGGTCGGGATGCGAAGCTGTTGTTCCCCGAGATGCCGTGGATCAGCCTCAGCCACTGTGCGCCCTTTATTCCCGAACGTGCTTGCCCGTGGTGAGTGACCTTTTGCGCAAGGGAGAGAGAAGCCTTCGCTCTCTGCTTCTGGCCCTTACAGTCTCTTTCATCCCATTTGCTGAGATATGCAGCCTCCCCGGCGCGTCCTATTTCTTTCTGGATATTGACACGCCAGACGATTACCGGCGCGCCCAACAGGTGATCGCGTTGCGAGCGGGGCCCCGTTCACCTTGA
- a CDS encoding sugar transferase, whose amino-acid sequence MNSTHSVKLSKVGVVVRVEKWENVWRQVRFPALPSRSNIAELTIVQSPVELLTDIPMVALSPVSVEEVKLWVKRVGDAVGALLLLIILWPVFLVIAALIKLTSAGPVFFRQERLGLNRRPFMIWKFRTMVPQADKQEAELLQAHRGLFFKIPDDPRVTPLGRVLRKYSLDELPQLFNVLKGEMSLVGPRPIRDIELRRFQTWQQLRRFSMKPGLTCLWQINGRSNTSDEDRMRYDLEYVENWSLWLDIKIVLKTIPVVLRGDGAM is encoded by the coding sequence ATGAATTCAACACATAGTGTTAAGTTAAGTAAGGTGGGAGTGGTCGTAAGGGTTGAGAAATGGGAGAACGTATGGAGGCAGGTCCGATTTCCTGCTCTTCCGTCCAGGTCCAACATCGCGGAATTAACCATCGTTCAATCTCCTGTTGAATTGCTGACCGACATCCCAATGGTCGCCCTTTCGCCGGTATCGGTCGAAGAGGTAAAGCTCTGGGTGAAACGGGTCGGCGATGCAGTCGGTGCCCTACTATTGCTTATCATTTTGTGGCCAGTTTTCCTGGTGATCGCTGCGCTCATCAAACTGACATCAGCGGGGCCAGTCTTTTTCCGGCAAGAGCGACTCGGATTGAACCGACGCCCGTTCATGATATGGAAATTTAGGACCATGGTGCCCCAGGCGGATAAGCAGGAAGCTGAGTTACTTCAGGCACATCGTGGCCTCTTTTTTAAGATTCCGGACGATCCCCGTGTCACCCCTTTGGGACGCGTGTTACGCAAATACAGCCTCGATGAACTCCCACAGCTTTTCAATGTTCTCAAAGGAGAGATGAGTTTAGTCGGTCCCCGGCCGATCCGCGACATTGAGCTTCGTCGGTTTCAGACCTGGCAGCAGCTTCGACGATTCAGCATGAAGCCCGGGTTGACCTGCCTGTGGCAGATCAACGGTCGGAGCAACACTTCCGACGAAGATCGCATGCGGTACGACCTGGAGTACGTTGAGAACTGGTCGCTATGGCTGGACATCAAGATTGTCCTGAAGACCATTCCGGTCGTTTTGCGCGGTGACGGAGCTATGTAG
- a CDS encoding Wzz/FepE/Etk N-terminal domain-containing protein: protein MNSFTLIRVVGRSWWVIGLTLIVGLSTTIYFTRRQPPIYQATTTVVIGPSGRLTEVSQIVNSLNALDRRSVVATYAKIPTSRTVRDRTREQLGLSSSQMRLYRVKTAIVPDTNILQIIVEGPDPRLVADVANAIAEQTKNYAPEFYGIFGLSILDRALPPTRPVAPELARNVSLGAVLGLLLGIGLALLIEYGRRWKHASTKEPAPEPPAELYV, encoded by the coding sequence ATGAATTCTTTCACCCTCATTCGTGTTGTAGGACGATCCTGGTGGGTCATCGGTTTGACACTGATCGTCGGATTGAGCACAACCATCTATTTCACGCGCAGACAACCACCCATATATCAGGCGACAACGACAGTTGTCATTGGCCCCAGCGGAAGGCTCACCGAAGTAAGCCAGATCGTAAACAGCCTGAATGCCTTAGATCGTCGCAGCGTAGTCGCCACGTACGCTAAGATCCCAACGAGCCGCACAGTACGAGATCGGACGCGCGAGCAGTTAGGTCTTTCTTCGAGCCAGATGCGGTTATATCGGGTGAAGACCGCGATCGTACCTGACACCAATATCCTCCAAATCATAGTTGAAGGACCCGACCCACGCCTGGTGGCCGACGTTGCCAACGCGATTGCCGAGCAAACGAAAAACTACGCTCCGGAATTCTATGGCATCTTCGGATTGAGCATCTTAGATCGGGCCCTCCCGCCAACTCGCCCGGTAGCGCCGGAACTTGCGCGCAACGTGAGCCTCGGAGCCGTCCTCGGACTGCTGCTAGGGATTGGTCTCGCATTACTCATCGAGTACGGACGGCGATGGAAACACGCTTCTACCAAAGAGCCTGCGCCCGAACCCCCGGCTGAACTCTACGTCTGA
- a CDS encoding O-antigen ligase family protein has protein sequence MNRLSADISGLFSPSDLRPRSHTGFLAGAVCLLAMALGYYVSLDPGWLRVWIDLTRASHWLGVLIGAGVFLVILRWPGVGLLLLVATIYTNISEIGVRHYQWPSLLQLVMPLLALAILGRQLVSSRPRLVVDALLALLILYTVVIFASSVRAVNPELADERLFDHLKSLAIVLVVINLMTSRLDLRHVTWVLVLVGAFLSTISMYQVATSAYTQEFGGLGRIKVAHIVDRVRQPRIAGPVGDPNFYAQILVPLVPLAFYQLWKEPSLRLKLIAAYSLSMISLALVFTYSRGGILALAVVVLLAVIMKKIKPRHLVLGFILFLPLWLVVPREFEGRLSTLKQLIPGADETSMDVDTSFRERVLLMQVAWEMFRDHPVLGVGAGNYSEHYEDYAQRIGSTVSSYEDFGQRRFPHSLYLEIAAETGLVGLLLFAGIVVVTFLRARSAIRLFTKAGDIHSAHIVTALALGLVGYLTSSVFLHGHYLRYFWLLVALMVAARRIGSAERMDKPLSFSG, from the coding sequence ATGAACCGCTTGTCCGCAGACATTTCCGGACTGTTTTCTCCCTCTGACCTCCGGCCTCGCAGCCACACGGGGTTTCTGGCTGGGGCCGTATGTCTGCTGGCGATGGCTCTTGGGTATTATGTCAGCCTGGACCCAGGCTGGTTGCGCGTTTGGATTGACCTCACTCGCGCGTCCCACTGGCTGGGTGTACTGATTGGAGCTGGTGTCTTTCTCGTCATCCTGCGGTGGCCGGGTGTCGGGTTGCTTTTGCTGGTGGCAACTATTTACACGAATATCTCGGAGATCGGGGTGCGCCATTATCAGTGGCCTTCCCTCCTACAATTGGTGATGCCTCTGCTGGCTCTGGCAATCCTGGGACGGCAACTGGTGTCAAGCCGGCCAAGGCTCGTTGTGGACGCTCTGCTGGCACTCCTCATTTTGTACACTGTGGTCATCTTCGCCTCTTCGGTCCGAGCGGTCAATCCTGAGCTGGCGGATGAAAGGTTGTTTGATCACCTCAAGAGCCTGGCCATCGTTCTGGTGGTGATCAACCTCATGACCTCACGGCTTGATCTGCGACACGTGACCTGGGTGTTGGTATTGGTGGGAGCGTTCCTGAGCACGATCAGCATGTATCAGGTCGCCACCTCAGCATACACCCAGGAGTTTGGTGGATTGGGTCGGATTAAGGTGGCCCACATTGTGGATCGTGTGCGTCAGCCACGCATCGCCGGGCCGGTCGGCGATCCCAATTTCTATGCTCAGATTTTAGTGCCGCTGGTTCCACTGGCGTTCTATCAGTTGTGGAAGGAGCCCTCGCTGAGGCTCAAGCTAATTGCAGCCTATAGCCTGAGTATGATCAGCCTGGCGCTCGTCTTTACCTACTCCCGAGGCGGCATTCTCGCCCTAGCAGTAGTCGTGCTGCTGGCAGTAATCATGAAGAAGATCAAGCCCCGACATCTCGTTCTTGGATTCATCCTCTTCCTCCCGCTCTGGCTTGTGGTTCCCAGAGAGTTTGAAGGCCGCTTGAGCACCCTCAAGCAGCTCATCCCCGGAGCCGATGAAACGAGCATGGATGTGGATACCTCTTTCCGGGAACGGGTGCTCTTGATGCAGGTGGCCTGGGAGATGTTCAGAGATCATCCCGTCCTCGGAGTGGGAGCCGGAAATTATTCGGAGCATTATGAGGATTACGCTCAACGGATCGGCTCGACCGTGAGTAGCTATGAGGATTTCGGCCAGCGGCGATTCCCCCACAGCCTCTACCTGGAAATTGCCGCTGAGACGGGGCTGGTGGGGCTGCTTCTCTTTGCGGGCATCGTGGTTGTCACTTTCTTACGGGCGCGTTCGGCCATTCGCCTATTTACAAAAGCTGGAGATATCCACTCAGCACACATAGTGACAGCCCTGGCGCTGGGATTGGTGGGCTACCTGACCTCAAGCGTGTTTCTCCACGGCCATTATCTCCGTTATTTCTGGCTGCTGGTGGCCCTGATGGTAGCGGCCCGACGCATTGGCTCAGCAGAAAGAATGGACAAACCCTTATCCTTCTCCGGGTGA